TTGTAACAGGAGTAGCTGAGTCCCCAAGGCAACAGGAGTATCTGACGCCCCATGGTAACAGGAGTATCTGAGTCCCCAAGGCAACAGGAGTATCTGACGCCCCATGGTAACAGGAGTATCTATGGTAACAGGATATCTGAGGCCCCATAGTAACAGGAGTATCTGAGGCCCCATGGTAACAGGAGTATCTGAGACCCCATGGTAACAGGAGTATCTGATGCCCCATGGTAATAGGAGTATCTGACGCCCCATGGTAACAGGAGTATCTGACGCCCCATGGTAACAGGAGTATCTGAAGCCCCATGGTAACAGGAATATCTTAGGCCCTATGGTAACTGGAGTATCTATGGTAACAGGAGTATTTTAGGCCCTACGGTAACAAGAGTATCTATGGTAACGGGAGTATCTATGGTAACAGGAGTATCTATGGTAACAGGAGTATGAATGGTAACAGGAGTATGAATGGTAACAGGAGTATGAATGGTAACAGGCAGTTCGGAGTATCTATGGTAACAGGCAGTCCAGAGTATCTATCTGGTCTGTTCTTTCCTTGTCATAGTCAGTTGTTTCCTATCCTCCTTGAATCGGGGAACTAAAGGTCATGCTATTTGATGGAGAATGGATAGGGGACTAAAGGTCATGCTATTTGATGGAGAATGGATAGGGGACTAAAGGTCATGCTATTTGATGGAGAATGGATAGGGGACTAAAGGTCATGCTATTTGATGGAGAATGGATAGGGGACTAAAGGACATGCTATTTGATGGAGAATGGATAGGGGACTAAAGGTCATGCTATTTGATGGAGAATGGATAGGGGACTAAAATACATGCTATTTTCTCTTTCCCACTTTGCAGGCTGTGGGCTCATCTCAGATGGCCCccaatatagtacactactttcaaCCACTCCTATGGGCTGTATAGGGAAGGGACAGAGTGGCGTCACCGGGTCTAAGAATGTCCCTTTATCTGCAGTCAGCGTCCCAATCAGCCACATAAGACAATGGGGAAGAAGTGTTGTTATGACAACAGAACGGTGTTCCCCCAGTAGGTTCCATGTTAAAAGCCCTCTCTTACTCATCTTAGCAGTGTTGTTATGACAACAGAACGGTGTTCCCCCAGTAGGTTCCATGTTAAAAGCCCTCTCTTACTCATCTTAGCAGTGTTGTTATGACAACAGAACGGTGTTCCCCCAGTAGGTTCCATGTTAAAAGCCCCTCTCTTACTCATCTTAGCAGTGTTGTTAGGACAACAGAACGGTGTTCCCCCGGGTAGGTTCCATGTTAAAAGCCCTCTCTTACTCATCTTAACAGTGTTGTTAGGACAACAGAGCGGTGTTCCCCCAGTAGGTTCCATGTTAAAAGCCCTCTCTTACTCATCTCAGCAGTGTTGTTATGACAACAGAACGGTGTTCCCCCGGTAGGTTCCATGGTAAAAGCCCTCTCTTACTCATCTCAGCAGTGTTGTTATGACAACAGAACGGTGTTCCCCCGGTAGGTTCCACATTAAAAGCCCTCTCTTACTCATCTTAACAGTGTTGTTAGGACAACAGAGCGGTGTTCCCCCGGTAGGTTCCATGTTAAAAGCCCTCTCTTACTCATCTCAGCAGTGTTGTTGGGACAACAGAGCGGTGTTCCCCCGGTAGGTTCCACGTTAAAAGCCCTCTCTTACTCATCTCAGCAGTGTTGTTATGACAACAGAGCGGTGTTCCCCCAGTAGGTTCCATGTTAAAAGCCCTCTCTTACTCATCTCAGCAGTGTTGTTGGGACAACAGAGCGGTGTTCCCCCGGTAGGTTCCATGTTAAAAGCCCTCTCTTACTCATCTCAGCAGTGTTGTTGGGACAACAGAGCGGTGTTCCCCCAGGTAGGTTCCATGTTAAAAGCCCTCTCTTACTCATCTCAGCAGTGTTGTTATGACAACAGAACGGTGTTCCCCCAGTAGGTTCCATGTTAAAAGCCCTCTCTTACTCATCTCAGCAGTGTTGTTATGACAACAGAACGGTGTTCCCCCAGTAGGTTCCATGTTAAAAGCCCTCTCTTACTCATCTCAGCAGTGTTGTTATGACAACAGAGCGGTGTTCCCCCAGTAGGTTCCATGTTAAAAGCCCTCTCTTACTCATCTCAGCAGTGTTGTTATGACAACAGAGCGGTGTTCCCCCGGTAGGTTCCATGTTAAAAGCCCTCTCTTACTCATCTCAGCAGTGTTGTTATGACAACAGAACGGTGTTCCCCAGGGAAGGTTCCACGTTAAAAGCCCTCTCTTACTCATCTTAACAGTGTTGTTAGGACAACAGAACGGTGTTCCCCCGGTAGGTTCTACGTTAAAAGCCCTCTCTTACTCATCCACTGGTAGCTGCCTTGTGGTTCACAGGCGCCTTGCATCCGGCTGGAGTTTGTCTGTCAGGTTTGACTATTTTCCTCAAGTCTCTTTATCTGGTTGATTCCTACCATTCACAAAGGCACTTCCTGTATATAATGCAAACGAGAAAGTAGCATTTTCACCTTTCAAAGTGAATAGAAACAGAGAAAGGCCATTCATGGTGCTTCCCAGAACGAAAGAGGAGGCCCCTTTTATATAGTCAATATAATTCACTTGTCAATACTGCTTAAAAACAAGCAGACAACTTGTTACTTCTGGGGGAAATGAtgagtatttattattatttatacacACAGTTTCTATTCACTTTGACCACATAGAAAACATACTTGTCTGTCTGAAATCAGCTGTTATTAGCATAGATAGAGGATGAATCTGTTGTGTGGTAATTAACAGCTCACCCATAGACATATCAATGTGGGAATAGGGTTTAATGAGGCACTATGAAAGGCTGACAAAATAGATTTAAAACACAATAAGAAAATGTTCAGAAAATATAATAAACCTCGTCGCTGTAAGTCAACACAGTCACGTTTCTCACACAGCAACGACTCACCACGTTCACCATTTCTCACATTGAATTCAGAAACCCcatcagtcacccaagtcatgtacatcataaacagagctgtgaacgTTCACCATTTCTCACATTCAGAATTCAACGAAACCCCATCACGGTTCTACACCCAAGTCATTAAGTACATCATAACATGGCTTCTATAGGGCCGGAGCTGCTGTCAAGGGAACGTTCACCATTTCTCACATTCAGAATTCAACTAAACCCCATCACGGTTCTACACCCAAGTCATTAAGTACATCATAACATGGCTTCTATAGGGCCGGAGCTGCTGTCAAGGGAACGTTCACCATTTCTCACATTCAGAATTCAACGAAACCCCATCACGGTTCTAGTACATCATAACATGGCTTCTATAGGGCCGGAGTTGCTGTCAAGGGAACCCCACATTCAGAATTCTACACCCAAGTCACCCAAGTCATTAAGTACATCATAACATGGCTTCTATAGGGCCGGAGCTGCTGTCAAGGGAACGTTCACCATTTCTCACATTCAGAATTCAACGAAACCCCATCACGGTTCTACACCCAAGTCATTAAGTACATCATAACATGGCTTCTATAGGGCCGGAGCTGCTGTCAAGGGAACGTTCACCATTTCTTCCATTGGAAGTAGTCTTTAGAGAGTCAATCTGACAGTTATTGAACAGAGCAAACCGTCTCAGAGGTACCTTTATGTTTACATTACTACACCGGATGCTCTGCTTCAGTAGCGTAGCTATACAACCAGACAGGAGTCCATTACATTTGTCAAATACTTGAGATGCGCTTGATTTAGTTTGCCTGGTACACAGGAACCAATGGACCAATCAGAAAAGTGCCAACTCCATAAAGAAGTAAATCAAGCGCAGCTCAAATATCTTTAAGAATCTAACTCGGATCAGGCCCCGTATTTACAAAGCAGTGTTGTCTGTTAAATCCTAGATCAGtgttcctactctgagacgctctGTGAATACGGGCCCCTGGGTGTCAGAGGGGTGTTGTCTGTTAAATCCTAGATCAGtgttcctactctgagacgctctGTGAATACGGGCCCCTGGGTGTCAATCAGAGGGGTGTTGTCTTTAATCTCTTATGGCAATACATTTCATGGCTACGGCTTCTCATTAGATAACACACGGACATCAGGGCCTGTACTCATAAAGCGCCTCAGAGTGCTGATCCTTGAGCAGGTCCTCCTTGTCTAATGCTATCTTTTTCAATATGATttttaaaaggctaaactgatcccagatcagcactaggatctggtcctctctctagtattcattatgatctaaaaggctaacctgatcccagatcagcactagtattcattatgatctgatcccagatcagcactaGGATCTCTCtagtattcattatgatctaaaaggctaacctgatcccagatcagcactaggatctggtcctctctctagtattcattatgatctaaaaggctaacctgatcccagatcagcactaggatctggtcctctctctagtattcattatgatctaaaaggctaacctgatcccagatcagcactaggatctggtcctctctctagtattcattatgatctaacctgatcccagatcagcactaGGATCTGGTCCTCTCTAATTCATTATGATCCCAGATCAGATCAGTACTAGGATCTGGTCCTCTCTCtagtattcattatgatctaaaaggctaacctgatcccagatcagcactctTACATGGCGTTACATTATGAACACTGACCCAGACATTCACACATACAGTAAGTCTCCattccatctgtccatctccataTTGACAGGGGAAGTGTGTTGTGCTCAtctctcccgagtggcgcagcggtctaaggcactgcatctcagtgcatggagttgtgtcactacagtccctggttcgaatccaggctgtatcatatccgcccgtgattgggagtcccatagggcggcgcacaatcgtcccagtgtcgtccgggtttgggccgggggtaggccgtcattgtaaataagaattcgtCCTTagctgactagcctagttaaataaaaggttaaaataataataataataagtgttTTAAATAATCACATGGCCATATTGATACGTATGTCATGTCCTTACAGCTTCTACCCCTGTATTTAGGATCCATTGTAGTGGACACAGTCCCTAATgcaaagcctcctgctacgtggGGTTATAATACTCCTCATCAGCACCGCACGGTTCTGACTTGATCTGGTCTGCTGTGAGTTGGAGGTAGTTCTGTCCCTGACCTGTGGTCCTGGTACACACGTACCACTCCTTCATGTTGGACACCGTCGGAGCCAGCGAGAGCCTGGAGGACGAGCAGTTAGTTCGCGAAGCTACGTAATCCCGGGAACTACGTTTCCCAAGAATCCCTGTGAACGACAGGTCTATGGGCTCGGAGGTAGGAGAGGACTTGAGTGCGTTGAGGTGGATCTTCATGTGTTTTCTGAGGGAGCTGGGGTGTGTGTAGGACTTGAAGCAGCCGTGGGACTTGCAGTCGTACGGTTTGGCGCTGGTGTGAACCTGCGAGTGCTTCTTACGGTCACTACTGTTGGCAAATTTCCGCAGGCAGCCGGGGAACTCACACTGAAATGGCTTCTCACCTAGAAAGAGAGGTGAAAGGTGTTATGGGGAGGAAATAGAATGATGACATCAGTCACAGGACTAAACATCTTCAACACAACATACTGTGTGTACCGTGCTCCATCCTACTGTGTGTACCGTGCTCCATCCTACTGTGTGTACCGTGCTCCATcctactgtgtgtactgtgtgtaccgTGCTCCACCCTACTGTGTGTACCGTGCTCCATCCTACTGTGTGTACCGTGCTCCATCCTACTGTGTGTACCGTGCTCCACCCTACTGTGTGTACCGTGCTCCACCCTACTGTGTGTACCGTGCTCCACCCTACTGTGTGTACCGTGCTCCACCCTACTGTGTGTACCGTGCTCCACCCTACTGTGTGTACCGTGCTCCACCCTACTGTGTGTACCGTGCTCCACCCTACTGTGTGTACCGTGCTCCACCCTACTGTGTGTACCGTGCTCCACCCTGCTCCACcctactgtgtgtactgtgtgtaccgTGCTCCATCCTACTGTGTGTACCGTGCTCCACCCTACTGTGTGTACCGTGCTCCATCCTACTGTGTGTCCATCCCGTGCTCCACCCTACTGTGTGTACCGTGCTCCACCCTACTGTGTGTACCGTGCTCCATCCTACTGTGTGTACCGTGCTCCATCCTACTGTGTGTACCGTGCTCCATCCTACTGTGTGTACCGTGCTCCACCCTACTGTGTGTACCGTGCTCCATCCTACTGTGTGTACCGTGCTCCACCCTACTGTGTGTACCGTGCTCCATCCTACTGTGTGTACCGTGCTCCATCTGTCAGCCTCGAGTTGATGTAGCTGCATGAAATATGTCAAACAGTGTCACTTCACTGACTGAGAACAACGTCCCTTTTCTACAGTTTCCCTGAACCTCCCCTTTAAACAGGTCCTTCTTGTCAATGGCCAAACCCCACCACACagtgtagtctactcctccacaaACAGGCTACTTcctgaatgggactgtgtgtggaACATGTAAACATGATGACGTGCTCTGCCTGTCTGGCAAGCAGTGACTAACCTACTGTATATACATCTAGAATGTTGTCCCATTGTTTAGTTGTAGTATAGGCCCAATGACGCCATGTAGAATAACATAACCTTTCACTATGGAACGAAGGAGACGAAAGGGTAGGTTCTTTTGTTGGCATTCCCAGTGTCCTTTATGGAACATAATCTACATAcctgtgtgcgtgcgcgtgtgaaTCTTGAGGTTTTCCGACCGAGCAAACACTTTCCCGCAGTCTGGGAAAGTGCAGGAGAACGGTTTCTCCCCAGTGTGTACCCTGATGTGGTTTATCAGTTTATATTTGGCTTTAAACGCCTTTCCTTCTCTCAGGCATTCTTCCCACATACAAACATGGCTCAGGGGCTCGAGCCCAGCGACGTGCTCGGTGCTTACGTGGTCCACCAGCTCGTGCATGGAGCTAAAAGTTTGGTCGCATATCCTTTGTTTTGAAGTTCGGTCACGGTGCTCGTGGTCCGTCCATTTGCAGACCAGCTCGGGCTTTATCGGCCTGTTGTTGTTGGTGGAGTATTCCGCATAGGCGCCCGTGGTGGAAGCGCGCGGTGAAGGAGAAGCGATGTATGAGATCATGGAATTGTTATTGCGGAGCAGAGAGTGGCCATTGTGGCGATGGCGACCACCCGGCCGCTGCATGGTAGTAGAGACGGGCCTCGGGCTGGCTGTCTTGCCTTTCTCTGTCCTTTATGCTTCCTGCAGCTGCAGATAGAAACCGCGCTGATTTGGGGAAACCACGTTGATCTTAACGCGGTCCGCCCAGGTTTTGGACTACCGAGGAGCATGAGGCATATTCTGTAAATTGGCCGTAAACCCGGTTAGAACCAGGTGGTCCGTCCCCACATAGTTGTAAGAAAAACTGGCAGATCTATGATCGTATCCCAATGGTGTAAAATGGCGTCCTCTCTTCATCACCTATTCCTTCAGCTCAGGCGGCACTGATTTGAAAAAAAGAAGAAAGCAATATGGCGGATGAAGGTGATTTATTTCCTCACTCCAGTCTTTTCAGATCAGTGGATTCGAAGGAAAGGAGATGAGAATATACTCGGAATTATTGAGATGCGCCCCCCAGTGGTAAGCACGAGGACGCTCGCCAAGTGAACATCTGTGGCATCTATAGGCCGGGCCCACATATGCATAATGTCAATGCCCTCTATAGCCTATCATGACAAGACAGATTTACTTCAAATTTAATCCATGTTTGTTGATGGGTTTTTTCCTCCCCCGATTAGCAAAAATAAACGTTTTCTTTTGCCACGTTTGATTTTGTTATAAACTATATCCTTTCTATCTAAATAATTTGATAGTTGTGGCCACAACCATATATTTACTAAATGTAAAACGTGGAATTGTAAGAAATTAAACTTTTCCTTGGGCATTTGTCACATAATTGAATTGGCAATAGAATATCAAATATTTCGTTTGCAGAATATCCACTTTTCATTCTATATATGGTTTGACACATTCAGTGGAAAGTAAGGAACATGGGATGTTCCTAAATGAAAAGTCTTGAAGATTCTGCTAATAATTTGGAATCGGATTTCAAACATTTGCATTTGCAATCCTATAGCTGTTTTGTTGTATCTTCCTCTGCGCctctaacaggacagggttcatGTTTTATGTTTCCACAGAGACACTTCATTCTCTCAGACTGAAAGGTTGTTTTTTCCCTCCAACCCAGAGCTGCAGGGCTGCCTTTGAACTCGACTCACTCCTGTGGTGTTTCCAGCGGGACAAAAGAGGTAGGGCCGTGCGTAACTGTAACCATGGAGCAatggaactttttttttttttttttgggggtcaTTCTTCTCCTTGCTGTAAGTCCATTTTATTCACTTTAAACATAACTCTCCTTGGGGTTTTTATTTAGGCCTAATGAAATTGTATGGCTGAGGTGCATCAGTTAAAACAGATGTTAGCTTTGATCTGACATAACATAACAAAAGCTTGCAAAATATATTATTaaacgcttgtgtgtgtgttgtgtgagtgaaaatatatactttccacacaactgaatgcatttttTCCCTCCATCACTATTCAGCATTCAAGCAACGTAAAGGAAGTGACCGGTTTCACTTTCAGGATTTCACCTAACATTTGTAATTTTCCCGTTAAGACTTTCCAGAGTAATAAAACATGGGCGGAGCAAACATCGATTAGTCATGAGACGCTTGCCTGTAATTGGTGGAATGGCTGGGATCGGGATGAGCTGCAGTGGCCAATTAGAGTGCGTTTGGTGAACACCCGGGGTTCTGTAAAAAGGGGAGGTAAAGAAGTGCCCTTTGAAGACCCCGGGATAAGCATTTTCACGTTGTAGTGAACAGTCATACTTACAAACAGAATTCTCAACATTTACCACAAGACCTTTATTCATTCCCGGGTAAATTACCTGCCACATTCCCATTGAGACTTCTGCAAAACTATTCATTCACAGTTTGGGGAAGTTTTTTCTCCTTGGGGTGCTGAGGAATTATCTGGAATGTGTTTTGCGGCAAGATATTGAGTCCTCATTTGAGAAAGAAACATATTTTTATTTGGAGCTTTTGGACACTTCTTCAACCGCTTTCTACGCACGTCTACAGTCGTTCCATTCATCGAGCCCAGGCTCGTGCTGTGATGCTGTTGGAGGGAGGTCACCAGCAATCAGGCTCAGGGGTCAGTGCGAGCGCGTTCCAAAGGCTCCACTCCGCGCATTCACCAGTCGAGATGCAGGAGAGAGACCCCAGCTTTATGGAGTCGGTCCACATCGCCAGCCAGGGACCCGGGTATGGCCCATCCTACGCCAACTCCACACGGGACTTTATCCTGCGTAACCGGGGATTCGGAGACTCTTCCCCTGCCAGCGATCAGCGCTCTCTCCTCAGGACTATGGCTGGGTCTCTCCATCACTCACACGTAGAGGGCCAGGGCCTCGGGCATGGACACCTCCTCTTTCCCGGGATGCACGACCAGCACCACGGCTCTGCTAACGTGCTGGGACTACCAGGGGAGGTATTCGGGAGAGCGGACCAGTATCACCATGTTTCCGGTCCAAGGAGCGATCCTTACGGCCAATATGGGGCCATGGGTCACAACATGGGCATGTCAgctcaccaccatcatcacccagCCGCGTTCTTCCGCTTCATGCGGCAGCAGTGCATCAAACAAGAGTTGATCTGCAAGTGGATAGACCCGGACCAGCCCGGCGGGGCGAGCCGGTGCTGTGGCAAGACCTACGGCACCATGCACGAGTTGGTTACGCACGTCTCCGTGGAGCACGTCGGTGGGCCCGAGCAGAGTAGCCACACCTGCTTCTGGGAAGAGTGCCCACGCGAGAACAAATCGTTCAAGGCCAAATACAAGCTGGTGAATCATATTCGGgtgcacactggagagaagcctttcgCGTGTCCGTTCCCCGCGTGCAGCAAGGTCTTTGCGCGCTCTGAGAACTTGAAAATACACAAGAGAACTCACACAGGTAATTTTAAACgaaatatagcctcattattgttatgttgtgttactttgtatatatattttttgctttagtttatttggtaaatatattcttacctcttcttgaactgcactgttggttattaagggcttgtaattaagcatttcacggtaaagtctacacttgttgtatgtgacaaataaagtttgatttaattTTGATTTGATGTCTGCAGGTTGAATATCTCATGGATATAAACGTCAGTTTCAGATATCTGATTTGATGTCTGCAGGTTGAATATCTCATGGATATA
This genomic window from Oncorhynchus nerka isolate Pitt River linkage group LG2, Oner_Uvic_2.0, whole genome shotgun sequence contains:
- the LOC115116728 gene encoding zinc finger protein ZIC 5-like, whose translation is MQRPGGRHRHNGHSLLRNNNSMISYIASPSPRASTTGAYAEYSTNNNRPIKPELVCKWTDHEHRDRTSKQRICDQTFSSMHELVDHVSTEHVAGLEPLSHVCMWEECLREGKAFKAKYKLINHIRVHTGEKPFSCTFPDCGKVFARSENLKIHTRTHTGEKPFQCEFPGCLRKFANSSDRKKHSQVHTSAKPYDCKSHGCFKSYTHPSSLRKHMKIHLNALKSSPTSEPIDLSFTGILGKRSSRDYVASRTNCSSSRLSLAPTVSNMKEWYVCTRTTGQGQNYLQLTADQIKSEPCGADEEYYNPT
- the LOC115114947 gene encoding zinc finger protein ZIC 2-like, whose product is MLLEGGHQQSGSGVSASAFQRLHSAHSPVEMQERDPSFMESVHIASQGPGYGPSYANSTRDFILRNRGFGDSSPASDQRSLLRTMAGSLHHSHVEGQGLGHGHLLFPGMHDQHHGSANVLGLPGEVFGRADQYHHVSGPRSDPYGQYGAMGHNMGMSAHHHHHPAAFFRFMRQQCIKQELICKWIDPDQPGGASRCCGKTYGTMHELVTHVSVEHVGGPEQSSHTCFWEECPRENKSFKAKYKLVNHIRVHTGEKPFACPFPACSKVFARSENLKIHKRTHTGEKPFMCDFFGCDRRFANSSDRKKHLHVHTSDKPYLCKKCVKSYTHPSSLRKHMKVHDSLSVADTSPGASSGYESSTPPSLVSPASETQSIMSPDSAVLGSGHSNLSSNFSEWYV